In the Ochrobactrum sp. Marseille-Q0166 genome, one interval contains:
- a CDS encoding ABC transporter permease yields the protein MSIEVLDKGEPSGLAQAEPTKGPGVAIRDITEALSKYRLALIFGWQDVAQRYRRSRVGAFWLTLNMAVLIGALGLIFGTLFQSDMRHFLPYVCAGIITWSFISTSVGDGCSTFIASHGIILQVRMPLFTHVMRGLWRNIIIFFHNIVIFPIIAIAVGGSINFNIIWAIPGFALLCINLAWIMLILAILCARYRDMSQIITNILQVLFYATPIMWMVKVLPGHVSRAFIEWNPVYHLIELIRAPLLGNSPTALDWAVCVAAAFFGWALAIVFFGRYRSRVAYWL from the coding sequence ATGAGTATTGAAGTTTTGGATAAAGGCGAGCCCAGTGGATTAGCTCAGGCTGAGCCCACTAAGGGACCTGGTGTCGCCATTCGCGACATTACCGAAGCACTATCAAAATATAGGTTGGCGCTTATTTTTGGTTGGCAAGATGTAGCACAACGCTACCGCAGATCAAGGGTCGGCGCATTTTGGCTCACGTTGAATATGGCCGTACTTATCGGTGCTTTGGGTTTGATTTTTGGCACTTTGTTTCAAAGCGATATGAGACATTTTCTGCCTTACGTTTGCGCCGGTATAATAACATGGAGTTTTATTTCCACATCAGTTGGCGATGGATGTTCGACTTTTATTGCGTCCCACGGCATAATTTTGCAGGTCAGGATGCCGCTATTTACGCATGTAATGCGTGGCTTATGGCGTAACATCATCATATTTTTTCATAATATAGTCATTTTTCCAATAATCGCCATTGCTGTTGGGGGCAGTATAAACTTCAATATAATATGGGCGATTCCTGGATTTGCCTTACTGTGTATAAATTTAGCTTGGATAATGCTAATTCTTGCAATTCTCTGCGCTCGATATCGGGACATGAGCCAAATTATAACTAACATCTTGCAGGTATTGTTCTATGCGACACCCATTATGTGGATGGTAAAAGTTCTCCCAGGCCACGTTTCGCGCGCATTCATAGAGTGGAACCCAGTCTATCATCTCATTGAATTAATTCGAGCTCCGCTGCTGGGCAACTCTCCAACAGCTTTGGATTGGGCCGTTTGCGTTGCAGCAGCATTCTTTGGATGGGCCTTGGCTATCGTATTTTTTGGGCGCTACCGTTCCCGTGTAGCGTATTGGTTGTAG
- a CDS encoding ABC transporter ATP-binding protein → MSFIQLKDVSVEFPIYNSSSRSLKNRVLSIATGGKIERRSDRLVIVRGLDGVSLTFKDGDRIGLIGHNGSGKTTLLRVLSGIYIPTQGTSVIDGHCVSLININLGIDPDATGRENIRLRSAMMGMHPREITEKFDQIAEFSGLGEFLDVPFRTYSSGMQLRLAFATSTAVRPEILIMDEWLSTGDEDFKERANERMSELVNSTKILVLASHSKQLLEKNCNRVVWLEHGKIKMDGSPSDVLPAYFGR, encoded by the coding sequence ATGAGTTTTATTCAATTAAAAGACGTAAGTGTCGAATTCCCAATATATAACTCCTCGAGTAGATCGCTAAAAAACCGCGTTCTAAGCATAGCCACCGGAGGGAAAATTGAGAGGCGCAGTGATCGATTAGTTATCGTTCGCGGATTGGATGGTGTTTCGCTTACGTTTAAAGATGGTGATCGGATTGGACTTATTGGGCATAATGGATCAGGTAAAACAACGCTTCTGCGGGTTTTATCCGGGATTTATATTCCTACTCAAGGGACTTCCGTAATCGACGGTCATTGCGTATCGCTGATCAACATTAATCTTGGAATAGATCCTGATGCGACCGGTCGCGAGAATATACGTCTCCGCTCGGCGATGATGGGTATGCATCCTCGAGAGATTACAGAAAAATTTGATCAAATCGCAGAGTTTTCCGGATTGGGTGAATTCCTCGACGTCCCCTTTCGTACCTATTCATCTGGCATGCAGCTGAGATTAGCTTTTGCGACCTCCACAGCAGTTCGTCCTGAAATCTTGATAATGGACGAATGGCTTTCGACTGGTGACGAGGATTTTAAAGAACGTGCGAATGAGCGAATGAGCGAGCTGGTTAATTCAACAAAAATTCTTGTTTTGGCGAGCCATTCCAAACAACTATTGGAAAAAAATTGTAACCGAGTTGTGTGGCTCGAACATGGGAAAATCAAAATGGATGGTAGTCCATCAGACGTGTTACCTGCCTATTTTGGCAGGTAA
- a CDS encoding glycoside hydrolase family 99-like domain-containing protein, with translation MVKNIDRLSHDLVICVHNAPNETRACLESVLLNSGDINKIIIVDDASDEETREILSAFASTVPHIKIIRNETAIRYTKAANSGINLSDADIVTLLNSDTIVPLNWAVRTQQCFLNHPELGILGPMSNAASYQSVPAFQSTSTQTAVNELPRGVSVQDVDNFCAYVAHDYPVSYVPLVHGFCFTITRRCIDEVGCFDEELFPEGYGEETDYCFRAADAGFALGVSTDIYVFHSKSKSYESELRIDLMKFGWEKLLSRYGVRRLKDAIKHMELQPNFNKVRQAVRTRYYGAVETHAASQQIIVSAFYLPQFHPIDVNNENWGEGFTEWFNVVRAKPRFPGHVQPKLPGALGFYDLRLPEIHRQQVDLAQQYGVNNFCMYYYRFGKKRIMQKPSEVFSSLGQSSVTYCLCWANESWTRAWDGATSDVILEQTYDEDTLNGLVNDICESIELGSYQMIDGRPVFMIYQVAAIPNFSLFLSEIRTRVRTRTGFSLIIGSVFSLQFNEKHLEHVDFVVQFPPHRIVRTGPRITIQSDKIGPFDATRKDYYESYEAVMETALNSANFLPKMLMGVCPDWDNTPRRQTNAHTLIGSSPELFRKWVSSCKAITLSRFEEGRISYPMIFVNAWNEWAEGAVLEPSADHGYDYLNALKSGLS, from the coding sequence ATGGTAAAAAATATTGATCGTTTGTCACACGATTTAGTCATTTGCGTTCATAACGCACCGAACGAAACACGTGCTTGCCTAGAGTCGGTTTTACTCAACTCTGGTGATATAAATAAAATTATAATCGTAGATGACGCATCAGATGAAGAAACTCGCGAAATTCTTTCTGCATTTGCCAGCACTGTTCCACATATTAAGATTATCAGGAATGAAACTGCTATCCGTTATACCAAAGCCGCTAATAGTGGGATTAATTTAAGTGATGCGGATATTGTTACGCTTTTAAATAGCGATACAATAGTTCCCTTGAATTGGGCAGTGAGAACGCAGCAGTGTTTTTTAAATCATCCAGAGCTCGGTATATTAGGGCCAATGTCAAATGCCGCAAGCTATCAATCTGTTCCAGCGTTTCAGTCAACAAGTACTCAGACTGCTGTTAATGAGTTGCCGCGTGGTGTTTCAGTGCAAGATGTGGATAATTTCTGTGCTTATGTTGCACACGATTATCCCGTATCATACGTTCCGCTCGTTCACGGATTCTGCTTCACAATAACCCGTCGATGCATTGATGAAGTTGGTTGTTTTGACGAGGAATTGTTCCCGGAAGGCTACGGTGAAGAAACTGATTACTGCTTTAGAGCAGCCGATGCTGGATTCGCATTAGGCGTCTCAACAGATATTTACGTCTTTCACTCAAAATCAAAAAGTTATGAGAGTGAGCTTCGAATTGACCTAATGAAATTCGGTTGGGAGAAGTTATTAAGCCGGTATGGGGTACGCCGACTTAAGGACGCTATCAAGCATATGGAATTGCAACCTAATTTTAATAAGGTAAGGCAGGCTGTAAGAACTCGTTACTATGGTGCCGTTGAAACTCATGCAGCCAGCCAACAGATTATCGTTAGCGCTTTCTATCTTCCCCAGTTCCATCCAATTGACGTGAATAACGAAAATTGGGGTGAGGGGTTCACAGAATGGTTTAACGTTGTTCGAGCTAAGCCGCGGTTTCCTGGGCATGTGCAACCAAAGCTGCCCGGCGCTCTGGGGTTCTATGACCTTCGGTTGCCCGAAATTCACCGTCAACAAGTAGATTTGGCCCAGCAGTACGGTGTGAACAACTTCTGCATGTATTATTATCGTTTCGGAAAAAAAAGGATAATGCAGAAGCCTTCCGAAGTATTTAGTAGCCTTGGTCAGTCCTCTGTAACCTACTGCCTCTGTTGGGCGAATGAGAGCTGGACCAGAGCTTGGGATGGAGCGACGTCTGATGTCATTCTTGAACAGACATATGACGAAGATACACTTAACGGTCTCGTAAACGATATCTGTGAAAGTATCGAATTGGGTTCCTATCAAATGATAGATGGCCGACCAGTCTTTATGATTTATCAAGTTGCAGCCATCCCCAATTTTTCTCTTTTTTTGTCCGAAATCAGAACTCGTGTGCGAACTAGAACCGGTTTTTCACTCATAATTGGTTCTGTATTTTCACTGCAGTTCAACGAAAAACATTTGGAGCATGTGGATTTTGTAGTTCAATTTCCGCCACATAGAATAGTTCGTACAGGTCCGAGGATCACAATACAATCGGACAAGATCGGACCGTTTGATGCTACCAGAAAAGATTATTATGAAAGTTATGAGGCTGTCATGGAGACCGCCCTCAATTCGGCGAATTTTCTTCCCAAGATGCTTATGGGCGTATGTCCAGACTGGGATAACACACCGCGTCGACAGACGAATGCTCACACGCTTATTGGAAGCTCTCCGGAACTATTCCGAAAATGGGTCTCTAGTTGCAAAGCGATCACACTGTCAAGGTTCGAGGAGGGGAGAATTAGTTATCCAATGATCTTCGTGAACGCTTGGAATGAGTGGGCAGAAGGTGCCGTTTTGGAACCAAGCGCTGATCATGGTTATGATTATTTGAATGCGCTAAAATCGGGGTTAAGCTGA
- a CDS encoding glycosyltransferase domain-containing protein encodes MTADVAYNLAGYWSRSRTSRITSFTNNQRRQVEIKLPSKDSKLGNLRVAVCSAVMGNFDELASIPTVELGVDYYCFTDQPISVPQPYKNRVTPYVDPNPRKTARFVKTHPHYFFPDYDVVVWVDANVVPLKGILPYVEIVVESGADIGVIRHPVRSGYIEEANECKRIGSDDIEILDQQVELYQNIGVKNENLVETNILISRPLRRNVQKFFDHWWSEINTRSIRDQISLRYAIMKSGVKEIEIFEPGISTRDEGNFIHFAYDVKGRSRIVDFVMQTARD; translated from the coding sequence GTGACGGCAGACGTTGCCTATAATCTGGCAGGATACTGGAGTAGATCTCGGACTAGTAGAATTACGAGTTTTACAAACAATCAAAGGCGGCAGGTAGAAATTAAGCTTCCCTCAAAAGATTCGAAGCTTGGTAATCTGCGCGTAGCCGTTTGCTCTGCAGTAATGGGAAATTTCGACGAATTAGCGAGTATTCCGACTGTGGAGTTAGGGGTGGATTACTATTGTTTTACCGATCAACCCATATCCGTTCCGCAGCCTTATAAAAATCGGGTGACTCCCTACGTTGATCCGAATCCTCGAAAGACCGCACGATTTGTAAAAACTCATCCGCATTACTTCTTTCCAGATTACGACGTCGTTGTCTGGGTTGATGCGAACGTTGTTCCTTTAAAAGGTATTCTTCCCTATGTCGAAATTGTAGTTGAAAGCGGTGCTGACATCGGTGTTATTCGTCACCCGGTAAGAAGTGGTTATATAGAAGAAGCCAATGAATGCAAAAGAATTGGTTCTGACGATATCGAAATATTAGATCAACAAGTGGAGCTATATCAAAATATTGGTGTAAAGAATGAAAATCTTGTTGAGACTAATATATTGATTAGCAGGCCATTGCGCAGGAATGTGCAGAAGTTCTTTGATCATTGGTGGTCAGAGATAAATACGCGAAGTATAAGGGATCAAATTAGTTTACGTTATGCAATTATGAAGTCAGGGGTTAAAGAAATAGAGATATTTGAACCTGGTATTTCCACGCGCGATGAAGGTAATTTCATACACTTTGCGTATGACGTGAAAGGAAGGTCGAGGATAGTGGATTTTGTTATGCAAACGGCAAGAGATTGA
- a CDS encoding rhamnan synthesis F family protein, translating into MYYALRAYSIIKKRGVYSLILHSAKFIKYKLNLNKFSIFERNSLNSPAYINENGVLSARILSDDINPSVCIPIDNEKLDVKFDRVAVIAHIYYPDLTSEIIQYIANIPVPFGLFVTTDTDAKKAEIERKFLESGIDVIELEVRVTPNRGRDVAPKYIAHREVYARYEAFLHLHSKKSLHAHGLGSRWRKYLFENLVGSREIAASNLFLLSKRNIGIVYPEHFHEVKKDINWGYDFPIVSSLMSKLGLVLDVKTTLEFPSGSMFWGRSKAIRPILDMQLEFEDFPDEEGQIDGTLAHAIERALLLIAECTGHAWARVTLRPHYQGAPDPEEMRFVPLLGSERAPVGLISSSIGETLRILAAPQYEEKRRLNLMLHTVHPAAIFGGIDTALKIFAEMVASAGQDIDVRIIVSEALVSDVPEALRGYEVQKLGDERAAPYVIVDATDRNDQYLDVRPNDIFIATAWWTARNSYQLHDLQKYFFGYAPKIVYLIQDFEPGFYGWSTRYALAESTYMRGEDTVAIINSEELVNYLERKYHFPSKMVIRYKPNNKVDSMLSDFRREKIILFYSRPSALRNCFEAGIDALSLWARRNPIQANDWKIFCIGESFDSNLVKSIPNCVITGKMPLEEYAGLLSKASVGISLMVSPHPSYPPLEMAYAGIRTITNKYESKDLCERSEYITSIELPTPELIVEALQNEVNYAEKNMIGQFTSIKTLISDVKTDASTFDSKRVFEIIY; encoded by the coding sequence ATGTACTATGCTCTGCGTGCTTACAGTATAATAAAAAAACGTGGCGTGTATTCTTTGATTTTGCATAGTGCAAAGTTTATTAAGTACAAGCTTAATCTAAACAAATTCTCTATTTTTGAACGTAATTCTTTAAATTCTCCTGCATATATAAATGAAAATGGAGTTTTGTCGGCAAGAATATTGTCGGATGATATAAATCCTTCGGTTTGCATACCGATAGATAACGAAAAGTTAGATGTAAAATTTGATAGAGTCGCTGTCATCGCGCATATCTACTATCCCGATTTAACTTCTGAAATAATTCAGTATATAGCTAACATTCCTGTCCCATTTGGTCTGTTTGTTACGACCGATACCGATGCTAAAAAGGCGGAGATCGAGAGAAAATTCTTAGAGTCGGGAATAGATGTAATAGAGCTTGAAGTTCGTGTAACTCCGAATCGTGGCCGAGATGTTGCCCCAAAATATATTGCACACCGCGAAGTATATGCGCGGTATGAAGCATTTCTTCATTTGCATTCAAAGAAATCTCTGCACGCTCATGGATTGGGTTCGAGGTGGAGAAAATATCTTTTCGAGAATCTAGTTGGAAGCCGAGAGATTGCAGCATCTAATTTATTTTTACTCTCGAAGAGAAATATAGGCATTGTCTACCCAGAACATTTTCATGAAGTGAAAAAAGATATTAATTGGGGGTACGACTTTCCGATAGTAAGTAGTTTAATGAGTAAGTTAGGTCTAGTTCTAGACGTTAAGACCACACTTGAATTTCCATCTGGATCTATGTTTTGGGGAAGATCTAAAGCTATTCGGCCTATCCTGGATATGCAATTAGAATTTGAAGACTTTCCTGATGAGGAAGGACAAATCGATGGTACTCTTGCACACGCCATAGAAAGAGCATTGTTGCTTATCGCGGAGTGCACAGGACACGCTTGGGCTCGCGTTACACTCCGTCCGCATTATCAGGGTGCTCCTGATCCAGAGGAGATGAGATTTGTACCATTGCTGGGTTCGGAGCGCGCACCTGTTGGATTGATCTCCTCTTCAATCGGTGAGACTTTACGTATCCTCGCTGCTCCACAGTACGAGGAAAAGCGCAGGCTGAATCTGATGCTGCACACTGTTCATCCGGCGGCGATATTCGGAGGTATAGATACAGCACTTAAAATCTTTGCTGAGATGGTCGCGTCAGCAGGCCAGGATATTGATGTTCGGATTATTGTATCTGAAGCGCTGGTCAGCGATGTTCCAGAAGCATTAAGAGGATATGAAGTGCAAAAACTTGGAGATGAGCGAGCTGCTCCCTACGTTATAGTCGATGCGACAGATAGAAATGATCAGTATTTGGATGTTCGACCAAATGACATTTTTATTGCCACTGCTTGGTGGACAGCTCGGAATTCCTACCAGTTGCATGATTTACAAAAGTATTTCTTTGGTTATGCGCCGAAAATTGTTTACCTTATACAGGATTTCGAGCCAGGATTCTATGGATGGTCGACCCGTTATGCTCTTGCAGAGTCAACCTATATGCGTGGAGAAGATACCGTCGCCATAATAAATTCAGAAGAACTCGTAAATTACTTGGAAAGAAAATATCATTTTCCTTCAAAAATGGTAATCCGCTACAAGCCCAATAACAAAGTGGATTCTATGCTCTCAGATTTTCGTCGGGAGAAGATAATTTTGTTTTATTCGCGGCCTTCAGCTCTCAGGAATTGCTTTGAAGCTGGGATTGATGCTTTATCTCTATGGGCAAGGAGGAATCCGATTCAAGCGAATGATTGGAAAATTTTCTGTATCGGTGAAAGCTTTGACTCTAATCTTGTAAAATCTATCCCAAATTGCGTCATAACAGGTAAGATGCCACTTGAGGAATATGCTGGTTTGCTGAGCAAGGCATCCGTTGGCATCTCGCTTATGGTTTCTCCCCACCCAAGTTACCCTCCATTAGAAATGGCCTATGCGGGAATTCGCACCATAACGAATAAGTACGAGAGTAAAGACCTCTGTGAGCGTAGCGAATACATTACGAGTATCGAATTGCCCACGCCTGAATTGATTGTCGAGGCTCTTCAGAATGAGGTAAATTATGCTGAAAAAAATATGATAGGTCAGTTTACATCGATAAAGACGCTTATCAGTGATGTAAAAACAGACGCCAGTACATTCGATAGCAAAAGAGTTTTTGAGATAATATACTAG
- a CDS encoding glycosyltransferase family 4 protein yields MFLLLVSFLASAILCGVGLYILANLLPKSFLAAGFNARSNHSIAARQIGGLAVIPGILTSLLMFGTDLGLTIELVLCLSGASLLLWVVGALDDRFDLSVSIRFGSQLLAAGLVIYGLGPDFRLLAEIFPHWLEITFMVITLVAAINITNFMDGLDWMTCVGIGIPMAGLALLTIFQLSGLDSGTLGAIIAGALCGFAIFNRPPANIFLGDSGSFPLGLITGTALLLLAKGTHISVALILPLYYILDTVTTMVLRAAHGENILKAHSKHAYQLAKRSGWSVTKIVGHVAVMNLILIACATAILEFNHMLSQMIFLLVAFVLVLLLLLDFRGHFRKL; encoded by the coding sequence ATGTTCCTGCTGCTCGTTTCATTTCTTGCAAGCGCCATTCTTTGCGGCGTTGGTCTTTATATCCTTGCAAATCTTTTACCCAAGAGCTTTCTTGCAGCGGGCTTCAATGCGCGTTCAAACCACAGCATAGCGGCGCGGCAAATCGGGGGTCTCGCGGTCATCCCCGGAATATTGACTTCTCTCTTGATGTTCGGAACCGATCTCGGGTTAACTATTGAACTTGTTTTGTGCCTCTCTGGCGCATCTTTATTGCTCTGGGTAGTCGGCGCACTTGATGACCGGTTCGACCTTTCCGTTTCGATACGGTTTGGATCTCAACTCCTTGCAGCTGGCCTCGTCATCTACGGATTAGGCCCGGACTTTCGGCTTCTGGCAGAGATTTTTCCACATTGGTTGGAAATTACTTTTATGGTCATTACACTTGTTGCTGCTATCAATATAACCAATTTCATGGATGGTCTGGACTGGATGACATGCGTCGGGATCGGCATCCCGATGGCAGGATTAGCATTACTGACCATATTTCAGCTCAGTGGCCTGGACAGCGGTACACTAGGAGCAATTATCGCAGGCGCTCTTTGCGGCTTCGCAATCTTTAACCGCCCTCCTGCCAATATTTTTCTGGGAGACTCCGGCAGCTTCCCGCTCGGCTTGATAACAGGTACCGCGCTTCTTCTGCTGGCAAAAGGAACCCATATCTCTGTCGCGCTTATTCTGCCGCTATATTATATTTTAGACACGGTAACGACGATGGTTTTACGTGCAGCGCATGGTGAAAACATTCTCAAAGCACATTCTAAACACGCCTACCAGCTTGCCAAACGATCTGGATGGAGCGTAACCAAAATCGTGGGGCATGTAGCAGTCATGAATTTAATTTTGATTGCATGCGCTACGGCAATCCTAGAGTTTAATCATATGCTCTCACAAATGATATTTCTGCTTGTAGCATTCGTGTTAGTATTATTACTTTTGTTAGATTTTCGTGGTCATTTTAGGAAGCTATGA
- a CDS encoding nucleoside-diphosphate sugar epimerase/dehydratase, with protein MSFRSPWQKLALLPRFGKQIILLVSDCLLLLLSAYLAFVMRLGFVFIPTPTQIFLIAIAPVLAVPVFIRFGLYRAIIRYLAERAIWPIFQATAIAALFWVALVFLMESYGGAGLPRSVPLLYWLLSTVLISASRFGAKWLLRSAEMAKAYSSTALIIGVGEPGRQLAAALRSHSDTQVIGFIDPAGELNGMDIVGLRVYGIDNIPALIENFGVKQVVISEPGLDQKQRQTLARLLGRLPVSTRILPPIADLTAGKYLVSALRNIEIDDLLGRSPVPPDVDLLREVVEGRSIMITGAGGSIGSHLCQTIAQWNPACIVLFECSEFALYQIERQLRQVASCPVIPVLGSVTDRKCVEKAIRAHNVDTVYHCAAYKHVPLVEQNPLVGIHNNVFGTVNVAAASLATNVKRMVLISSDKAVRPTNVMGATKRWAELIVYYHGLLAETAGQSKLFYSVRFGNVLGSNGSVVPLFREQIAQGGPVTLTHEDMTRYFMSIKEAAELIVQSGGIAQTGDTVLLEMGEPVKVRDLAENMIMLAGLTVRNPETPDGDIAIEVTGVRAGEKMFEELFYDPSHAQSTRHPKIMRAPKGNKGDVDVPASLDALRSAMATEDVSAVRKILFSVIAS; from the coding sequence ATGAGTTTTAGGTCGCCTTGGCAAAAACTGGCATTATTGCCGCGCTTTGGTAAGCAGATAATCTTGCTCGTGAGCGATTGTTTGTTGCTATTACTCAGCGCTTATCTGGCCTTTGTTATGCGCTTGGGTTTTGTGTTTATACCAACGCCAACCCAAATTTTTCTGATCGCCATAGCGCCGGTATTGGCTGTTCCTGTTTTTATTCGATTTGGTCTCTATCGTGCGATCATTCGTTATTTGGCTGAACGTGCGATCTGGCCAATCTTTCAGGCCACGGCAATTGCAGCACTTTTCTGGGTGGCGCTGGTTTTTCTTATGGAATCTTATGGCGGAGCTGGTTTGCCTCGTTCGGTTCCGCTTTTATATTGGTTGTTGAGTACCGTCCTTATTTCTGCAAGCAGGTTTGGCGCGAAATGGCTTTTGCGCAGCGCCGAGATGGCGAAAGCATATTCCAGTACCGCACTGATTATCGGAGTTGGTGAACCTGGGAGACAACTTGCGGCCGCTTTGAGAAGCCACAGCGATACGCAGGTCATAGGCTTTATCGATCCCGCGGGCGAACTCAACGGAATGGATATCGTTGGTTTACGGGTGTATGGCATTGACAATATTCCGGCGCTGATTGAAAATTTTGGGGTTAAGCAAGTCGTTATATCCGAACCGGGCCTTGATCAGAAACAACGGCAAACCTTGGCTCGTCTTCTTGGGCGACTTCCGGTCAGTACACGTATTCTTCCGCCTATTGCCGATTTAACGGCAGGAAAATATCTCGTCAGTGCGCTTCGCAATATAGAGATCGATGACCTTCTTGGGCGCTCTCCGGTTCCACCTGACGTCGATCTGCTGCGTGAAGTGGTAGAAGGCCGAAGTATCATGATTACTGGTGCAGGAGGCTCTATCGGAAGTCATTTGTGCCAAACGATTGCGCAATGGAATCCTGCTTGTATCGTTCTCTTTGAGTGCAGTGAATTTGCACTTTATCAGATAGAGCGCCAGTTACGCCAAGTTGCAAGTTGCCCTGTCATTCCTGTTCTTGGGTCCGTGACGGATCGAAAGTGCGTTGAAAAAGCTATTCGCGCGCACAATGTAGACACGGTCTATCATTGCGCAGCTTACAAGCACGTTCCGCTCGTTGAACAGAACCCATTGGTCGGTATCCATAATAATGTTTTTGGCACCGTGAATGTTGCGGCTGCATCTTTGGCGACGAATGTGAAGCGTATGGTTCTGATCTCGTCAGATAAAGCTGTGCGGCCAACCAATGTGATGGGAGCTACAAAACGCTGGGCAGAGCTGATTGTTTATTACCACGGTTTGCTGGCTGAAACTGCCGGTCAGTCAAAGCTTTTCTACTCAGTTCGATTTGGAAATGTTTTAGGTTCGAATGGTTCTGTAGTTCCTCTTTTCCGTGAGCAAATTGCTCAGGGAGGGCCGGTAACATTAACGCATGAAGATATGACGCGATATTTTATGTCGATCAAGGAAGCTGCGGAACTTATCGTGCAGTCGGGCGGAATTGCGCAAACTGGTGATACCGTGCTTCTTGAAATGGGTGAACCCGTTAAGGTTCGGGATCTGGCTGAAAATATGATTATGCTCGCCGGGTTAACTGTCCGCAACCCGGAAACTCCAGACGGTGATATCGCGATCGAAGTGACGGGTGTTCGTGCAGGCGAGAAAATGTTTGAAGAGCTCTTCTATGATCCTTCTCATGCACAAAGCACGCGCCATCCCAAAATAATGCGGGCGCCTAAAGGCAATAAGGGCGATGTGGATGTTCCGGCGAGCTTAGATGCATTGCGATCAGCTATGGCGACTGAAGATGTAAGTGCTGTACGCAAAATTTTATTTAGTGTCATAGCTTCCTAA